One window of the Cryptomeria japonica chromosome 7, Sugi_1.0, whole genome shotgun sequence genome contains the following:
- the LOC131049098 gene encoding GDSL esterase/lipase At5g55050 isoform X1, with amino-acid sequence MSSTLWRVALIIVALYVDAQNAQLVPALFIFGDSLVDVGNNNHIRLSLIKANFPHNGVDYPDGKATGRFNNGLNSADFLAQKLGFAGSPPAYLFLEGRGNISSSILNGVNFASGGAGILDENSGGSLSMNKQVEYYATVHGNLVAQLGSAEAQKLVAKSLFMVVIGSNDMFSYFESNSKLKAKYTPQQYIDLLISTFKVQLQRIYNLGARRIVSVGVGAVGCCPSQRSKMNKTGDCVEEENNLARSFNTALKSLLASQLTPNLQGFRYALCNTYGVASKYFQNPSVYGFKDVMNACCGAGKLNARIACLPVVKYCSNRREYLFWDLYHPTQIVAQMLVDTFYEGSADHVSPINVKQLVSTSI; translated from the exons ATGTCGTCAACATTGTGGAGAGTAGCACTAATAATTGTTGCCCTGTATGTTGATGCACAGAATGCACAGCTGGTACCTGCACTGTTTATCTTTGGAGACTCTCTGGTAGATGTGGGCAATAACAATCACATACGTTTATCCCTCATAAAAGCAAATTTTCCTCACAATGGTGTGGATTATCCTGATGGGAAAGCAACTGGCAGATTCAACAATGGTCTAAACTCTGCAGATTTCTTGG CACAGAAGCTTGGATTTGCTGGGAGCCCACCAGCATATCTTTTCCTTGAAGGTCGAGGGAACATCAGCAGCAGCATTCTGAATGGAGTCAATTTTGCCTCTGGAGGAGCAGGAATTCTTGATGAAAACAGC GGAGGAAGTCTTTCGATGAACAAGCAAGTGGAATACTATGCAACAGTGCATGGAAATCTAGTAGCCCAACTGGGCAGTGCGGAAGCTCAAAAACTAGTGGCAAAATCTCTGTTCATGGTGGTCATTGGAAGTAATGACATGTTCAGCTATTTTGAATCAAATTCTAAACTGAAAGCCAAGTATACTCCTCAGCAGTACATAGATCTTCTCATTTCCACCTTTAAGGTCCAACTGCAG AGGATATATAATCTGGGAGCGCGAAGGATTGTTAGCGTGGGAGTTGGAGCCGTTGGTTGCTGCCCATCTCAGCGCAGTAAGATGAACAAAACGGGGGATTGTGTTGAGGAGGAGAACAATCTGGCTCGAAGCTTCAATACTGCCTTGAAATCCCTCCTTGCGTCACAGCTAACACCAAATCTGCAAGGCTTCCGCTATGCTCTCTGTAACACATATGGAGTGGCGTCCAAGTATTTTCAGAATCCTTCTGTATACG GGTTTAAGGATGTGATGAACGCTTGCTGTGGGGCAGGAAAGTTGAATGCTCGCATTGCTTGTCTACCAGTAGTGAAGTACTGTTCAAATCGCAGAGAATACTTATTCTGGGATCTCTATCATCCCACCCAAATAGTGGCTCAGATGCTTGTGGACACCTTTTATGAAGGATCTGCAGATCATGTCTCTCCCATCAATGTTAAGCAGCTCGTATCCACCTCAATTTAA
- the LOC131049098 gene encoding GDSL esterase/lipase At5g55050 isoform X2, with translation MSSTLWRVALIIVALYVDAQNAQLVPALFIFGDSLVDVGNNNHIRLSLIKANFPHNGVDYPDGKATGRFNNAQKLGFAGSPPAYLFLEGRGNISSSILNGVNFASGGAGILDENSGGSLSMNKQVEYYATVHGNLVAQLGSAEAQKLVAKSLFMVVIGSNDMFSYFESNSKLKAKYTPQQYIDLLISTFKVQLQRIYNLGARRIVSVGVGAVGCCPSQRSKMNKTGDCVEEENNLARSFNTALKSLLASQLTPNLQGFRYALCNTYGVASKYFQNPSVYGFKDVMNACCGAGKLNARIACLPVVKYCSNRREYLFWDLYHPTQIVAQMLVDTFYEGSADHVSPINVKQLVSTSI, from the exons ATGTCGTCAACATTGTGGAGAGTAGCACTAATAATTGTTGCCCTGTATGTTGATGCACAGAATGCACAGCTGGTACCTGCACTGTTTATCTTTGGAGACTCTCTGGTAGATGTGGGCAATAACAATCACATACGTTTATCCCTCATAAAAGCAAATTTTCCTCACAATGGTGTGGATTATCCTGATGGGAAAGCAACTGGCAGATTCAACAATG CACAGAAGCTTGGATTTGCTGGGAGCCCACCAGCATATCTTTTCCTTGAAGGTCGAGGGAACATCAGCAGCAGCATTCTGAATGGAGTCAATTTTGCCTCTGGAGGAGCAGGAATTCTTGATGAAAACAGC GGAGGAAGTCTTTCGATGAACAAGCAAGTGGAATACTATGCAACAGTGCATGGAAATCTAGTAGCCCAACTGGGCAGTGCGGAAGCTCAAAAACTAGTGGCAAAATCTCTGTTCATGGTGGTCATTGGAAGTAATGACATGTTCAGCTATTTTGAATCAAATTCTAAACTGAAAGCCAAGTATACTCCTCAGCAGTACATAGATCTTCTCATTTCCACCTTTAAGGTCCAACTGCAG AGGATATATAATCTGGGAGCGCGAAGGATTGTTAGCGTGGGAGTTGGAGCCGTTGGTTGCTGCCCATCTCAGCGCAGTAAGATGAACAAAACGGGGGATTGTGTTGAGGAGGAGAACAATCTGGCTCGAAGCTTCAATACTGCCTTGAAATCCCTCCTTGCGTCACAGCTAACACCAAATCTGCAAGGCTTCCGCTATGCTCTCTGTAACACATATGGAGTGGCGTCCAAGTATTTTCAGAATCCTTCTGTATACG GGTTTAAGGATGTGATGAACGCTTGCTGTGGGGCAGGAAAGTTGAATGCTCGCATTGCTTGTCTACCAGTAGTGAAGTACTGTTCAAATCGCAGAGAATACTTATTCTGGGATCTCTATCATCCCACCCAAATAGTGGCTCAGATGCTTGTGGACACCTTTTATGAAGGATCTGCAGATCATGTCTCTCCCATCAATGTTAAGCAGCTCGTATCCACCTCAATTTAA
- the LOC131049098 gene encoding GDSL esterase/lipase At5g55050 isoform X3, whose translation MVWIILMGKQLADSTMKLGFAGSPPAYLFLEGRGNISSSILNGVNFASGGAGILDENSGGSLSMNKQVEYYATVHGNLVAQLGSAEAQKLVAKSLFMVVIGSNDMFSYFESNSKLKAKYTPQQYIDLLISTFKVQLQRIYNLGARRIVSVGVGAVGCCPSQRSKMNKTGDCVEEENNLARSFNTALKSLLASQLTPNLQGFRYALCNTYGVASKYFQNPSVYGFKDVMNACCGAGKLNARIACLPVVKYCSNRREYLFWDLYHPTQIVAQMLVDTFYEGSADHVSPINVKQLVSTSI comes from the exons ATGGTGTGGATTATCCTGATGGGAAAGCAACTGGCAGATTCAACAATG AAGCTTGGATTTGCTGGGAGCCCACCAGCATATCTTTTCCTTGAAGGTCGAGGGAACATCAGCAGCAGCATTCTGAATGGAGTCAATTTTGCCTCTGGAGGAGCAGGAATTCTTGATGAAAACAGC GGAGGAAGTCTTTCGATGAACAAGCAAGTGGAATACTATGCAACAGTGCATGGAAATCTAGTAGCCCAACTGGGCAGTGCGGAAGCTCAAAAACTAGTGGCAAAATCTCTGTTCATGGTGGTCATTGGAAGTAATGACATGTTCAGCTATTTTGAATCAAATTCTAAACTGAAAGCCAAGTATACTCCTCAGCAGTACATAGATCTTCTCATTTCCACCTTTAAGGTCCAACTGCAG AGGATATATAATCTGGGAGCGCGAAGGATTGTTAGCGTGGGAGTTGGAGCCGTTGGTTGCTGCCCATCTCAGCGCAGTAAGATGAACAAAACGGGGGATTGTGTTGAGGAGGAGAACAATCTGGCTCGAAGCTTCAATACTGCCTTGAAATCCCTCCTTGCGTCACAGCTAACACCAAATCTGCAAGGCTTCCGCTATGCTCTCTGTAACACATATGGAGTGGCGTCCAAGTATTTTCAGAATCCTTCTGTATACG GGTTTAAGGATGTGATGAACGCTTGCTGTGGGGCAGGAAAGTTGAATGCTCGCATTGCTTGTCTACCAGTAGTGAAGTACTGTTCAAATCGCAGAGAATACTTATTCTGGGATCTCTATCATCCCACCCAAATAGTGGCTCAGATGCTTGTGGACACCTTTTATGAAGGATCTGCAGATCATGTCTCTCCCATCAATGTTAAGCAGCTCGTATCCACCTCAATTTAA